The genomic stretch ACCGCGACGTTCACCGTCGAGGGTATCGACTCCGAGGACGACAGCCACGCGATCGCCGACGAGCTCGGCGAGGTCGACGGCGTGATGGGGATCGATATCGACCCGGAGAGCGGCGAGGCGGCGGTCAAATACGACGAGGACGTCCTCGCGGAGGAGCGGGTCAAGATCACCGTTCGCGAGCTGGGATACGACGTCGAGTAACTGCCGAGGCTTTCTCACGCCTTTCAAGCGCCCTTCGGCCCTCCTCCGTGCCATATCCATTCACCCGGAAGACTTATTATATAAAACATGTGTATGAATACATAAGAGCAACAATATGTCGACTACGACCGGCTACGAGGGGCTTGATAGGGCTCATGACGGAACCGAGTTCGCCGTCCGGACGGCACGGGCGCTGTGTCTCGCTGCTGGTATCACCACGTTGATAGCCGCGGTGCTGGTCTGGGCCCTGCTGTTCTCACCGTCCCTGATCGCCCCAGCGCGGGCCGGGGCGCTGCTCGGCGCGATCGTCTTCGGGTGGAGTTCGGTCTCGCTGCTGGCCGGCGCCGTCTTCGCTGCTGCGAACACCGCCCTCTGATACCCGAAGCGGGATCGGCGAACGCTCCTTACGAACGACCCTGTAGCAACGCCGGCCCGAGCGACGTCTTCAGGCGGTTGATTTCGCTTCGCCGGACCCTCACTTCGGATCGAGCGCGCTCGCCGCCGCGCCCGCGCCGGCCTCGGGGTCGACGTCCGCGCCCCCGTCGGCCAGCACCGAGCCGAACGCCGCCATGAACTGCGTGACGTTGGCCGGCCGGGCCGAGTGACCCATACAGCCCACGCGGAAGACCTCCCCGTCGAGCGCGCCCAGCCCGCCGACGATCTCGATCCCGTGGTCCTCGATCAGGCGGTCGATAACCTCGCCGTCGTCGACGCCGTCGGGCACGCGAACGGGGTTGAGCGTCGGCAACCAGTGCTCGTCGGCCACGTTCAGCCCGATACCCATCGCCTCGACGCCCTCCTTGAGCGCGCCCGCGACGCGCTCGTGACGGTCCCACGTCCCCTCGAGGCCCTCCTCGCTCACGAGCCGAAGCGCCTCGCGCAGCGCGTACAGCGTCGAGATCGGGCCGGTGTGGTGGTAGTTGCGCTCCTCGCCCCAGTACTCCCAGACCCCCTCGAAGTCGAGATACCACGACCGGACGGGCTCCTCGCGGGTGCGGACCTTCTCGACTGCGCGCTCGTTGAACGTGATCGGGCTCGCGCCCGGCGGCGCCGAGAGACACTTCTGGGAGCCCGAGTAGACGGCGTCGACGTCCCACTCGTCGGTATGGAACTCGACGCCGCCCAGCGAGGCGACCGTGTCCGCGACGACGTAGGCGTCGTTCTCGTGGGCGATCCCGGTCAGGTCCGAAACGCTCGTCTGGCGAACCCCGGTCGAGGTCTCGCCGTGGACGAACCCGAAGACCGTCGGGGAGTGCTCGTCGAAGGCCGCCTCGACGTCCGCGGGGTCCAGCGGCTCGCCCCACGGCGCCTCGACGGTGACGACCTCGCCGCCGGCGCGTTCGGCGATCTCGCCCATTCGCGCCCCGAAGTAGCCGTTGTCGGGCACCAATACGGTCTCGCCGGGCTCGACGAGGTTTCCGAAGGCGGTCTCCATCGCGGCCGAACCGGTTCCACTGACCGCGAACGTATGCTCGTTGTCGGTCTGAAAGAGGTAGCGAAGCCCGTCCTGGACGTCGTTCATGACCTCGACGCAGTAGTCGTCGAGATAGCCGACCAGCGGCGTCGCCATCGAGCGCAGCACGCGGGGATGGACGTCGCTCGGGCCGGGGCCCATCAGCGTTCGATCCGGCGGGACGAGCTCGTCGATCTCGGGCGCGTCGTTCATACCCCCACTCTGCCCGTACCGGGGTAAAAAGCATCCGAACTACATGCTTGCGATCGCGTATTCCTCTTCTGGTATCCGAACTCGACCATTGGAGGCCTGAATCGACGGTTCGGTGTCTCTACCGCCCTGATTCCTGCCGTTCTGGAGCTGCATCCCTAACGTGACTATATGACATTACTATACAGATACATTTATAGAAGTATTAATATCTTATGAGACTATTTGGAACGGTATGAGGCGACGTAACGCACTCAAGTGGATCGGTGGTCTCGCTGGTGTCGGACTAGTTGGACCGGGCATAGTGAGCGCGGAGGACGAACTCCCTCGGGAGAACTCGCGATGGTACACACATGATGAGGTCATGGAACGGCTGGATCGGCTAGAGCGAACGGGCCGTGGTACGGTCTCACTGGAGGAGATCGGTGAGAGTATCGAGGGCCGTGAGCTCGTCGTTGCGACCGTCGGGAGCGGCGAGACGGACGTCTTCATCACGACCGAACAACACGGCGACGAACCGACTGGGACGAGTACGATCTTCCAGATCCTGCAGAGGTTGTCGGCGGGCGGTCAGAACACCGCACAGATTCGCGAGGCTCTGACCATCCACGTTCTTCCGATGCACAATCCGGACGGAGGCATGCGAAACCAGCGTGTAAACGCTGATGGCGTCGACCCGAACCGACAGCACCACTACGATCCCGGATCGGACGACAACCCGTCCCCGGAGACGCAGGCGATGATCGACTACGTGACTGACCTCGATCCGGAGTGGGTCGCGGACCTCCACACGCAGACGGGTGACTACGTCGATGATGACGGGGAATCGATCCGTGCGTCGAACTTCTGGCCGATCGCCCCGGACGCCGACGAGGACGCGATCGAGCTCTCGAAGCAGATGAACTGGGCGATATACGACGAGGTCAACGATCAATACGGCTTCGCAAACATCTCGCAGTATCCGGGCGGCACCGGCGCGAACATCGCCCGCAACGCCTACGGAATTCGCGGCTACGGTAGCGTCCTACTAGAGATGACTGGTCAGGTCGACGACCGTGGCGAGCGCATGGAGGGGATGATGATTCGTCACATGCGAGCGGAAGTCGAAACCCTGCTCGAGGAGACCGCGGACGGATCGCTCTATGACCGCGACTCGGAGCTGGCGGAGACGATCCCGGAGCGTGGCCCCCGTTCACCGTGGCCGTGGGACAACGAGTGATCCGAGCATAGCGTCGCGATAGTCCTCCACTCTTTCGATAACAGCGAAAATCGACAGTACGGCTACTTCAGGCGCATCGCGTCGGCCATGACGTTTGCGATGTCGGTGTTGTCCCGCGCGGTGTTGAAGAACTCCGCGTTCGGGCCGTCGGCGTACAGCGGCACGTCGACGCCCGTGTGCCCGTGGGAGGTGAAGTCGATCAGCATCTGTCGGTTCATCAGGTCGCGTAGCGCGGGGACCTCGGCATACAGCGGCCCGAGGTCGATCGCCCGGTAGAGGTCCATCTCGCTCATGTTGCGGTCGAGATCGGCCAGCTCGATCCCGCCCACCTCCGACATGATCCGCTGGAGGTCCTCGATGCCCTCCATTCCCTCGTCGAGCGCCGGGATGATCCCCTCGGTCACGCTCGCTTCGAGGGAGTCGATCATCTCGTAGTCGACGTTGTAGATGCCGTCGCGGGCGAGCGAGAACCCGCCACACTCGTGGTCGGCCGTCGTCACGACCAGCGTCTCGGGGGTGGCGTCATCGCGCGCGAAGTCGAGGCAGGCGCCGACGGCCTCGTCGCCCTCGAGCTGTTCGGCGAGGATCGCGGGATCGTTCTTGTGCCCGCAGTGGTCGACCCGGCCGGCCTCGACCATCAGGAAGAACCCCTCGTCGTGCCCGGAGAGCAACTCGATCGCCTTGTTCGTCATCTCGACGAGCCCCGGCTGTGTCGTCTCGCCCTGGCGGTCGAGGTAGTAGTCCATGTGGCTGTCGTCGTCGGTGAACAGCCCGAGCACCGGCGCCTGCTCCACGCCGTCGAGCTCGTCCGCGGTCTCGACGATCTCGTAGCCCTGCTCCTCGGCGTCGCTCAGCAGGTCGCGACCGTCCTCGCGCTGGTCGGGATCGAAGAAGGCCTTCCCGCCGCCCAGCAGGACGTCGACGCCCGCGTCGTCCATGTACTGTTCGGCGATCTCGTCCTCCATGCGCCGGTGGGGGACGTGGGCGGCGAAGGCCGCCGGCGTCGCGTGGGTGATCCGCGTGGTGGTGACCAGCCCCGTCGCCTTCCCCGCGTCGCGGGCCGCCTCGAGGATGGTCTCGACCGGGGCGAACTGGCCGTCCTCGTCGCGGATCCCCCCGATCGCGCCGTTATACGTCTTCACGCCCGCGCCGATCCCCGTCGCCGATCCCGCACAGTCGACGGCCCCCGGGCTCGTCGCTCCCGCCGCCGAATCGATGATCACCTCGTTGGGGTCCTCCGGGAAGACCGTCATCGTCCCGTGGGCTGCGTGGCGGTCCATATGCAGCGGCGTCACTGACGGGTCGGCGTTCATCGGGAACGCCTCCGCGTCGGCCTGATACGCCTTCAGGTAGCGCGCGCCGGTGACCTGGGTCGGCCCCATCCCGTCGTGGATGAAGGTGATCCCGTTGCGCGGTTCGTCGTCGTTCTCGCCCTCCTGGTCCTTCTCGTCGGAGTCGGTGTCGGTGGCCATCGCCGTCCCGCCGAACGCCGCGGCCCCCGTGACCGCGCCCAACCCCTTGATGAACGTCCGCCGCTCGGCCGAGATCGGCGGCAGGTCGTCCGGATCCGGTGTTGCACCGCCGCCACAACAGTTGCTAGTCATTATCAATGAAGAACTCGACCCCCCGCCGTGTTAGTTCTTTCCCGGGGTTAGGTTACGTATCCGGTC from Halalkalicoccus tibetensis encodes the following:
- a CDS encoding heavy-metal-associated domain-containing protein translates to MAQSTATFTVEGIDSEDDSHAIADELGEVDGVMGIDIDPESGEAAVKYDEDVLAEERVKITVRELGYDVE
- a CDS encoding alanine--glyoxylate aminotransferase family protein yields the protein MNDAPEIDELVPPDRTLMGPGPSDVHPRVLRSMATPLVGYLDDYCVEVMNDVQDGLRYLFQTDNEHTFAVSGTGSAAMETAFGNLVEPGETVLVPDNGYFGARMGEIAERAGGEVVTVEAPWGEPLDPADVEAAFDEHSPTVFGFVHGETSTGVRQTSVSDLTGIAHENDAYVVADTVASLGGVEFHTDEWDVDAVYSGSQKCLSAPPGASPITFNERAVEKVRTREEPVRSWYLDFEGVWEYWGEERNYHHTGPISTLYALREALRLVSEEGLEGTWDRHERVAGALKEGVEAMGIGLNVADEHWLPTLNPVRVPDGVDDGEVIDRLIEDHGIEIVGGLGALDGEVFRVGCMGHSARPANVTQFMAAFGSVLADGGADVDPEAGAGAAASALDPK
- a CDS encoding M14 family zinc carboxypeptidase — its product is MSAEDELPRENSRWYTHDEVMERLDRLERTGRGTVSLEEIGESIEGRELVVATVGSGETDVFITTEQHGDEPTGTSTIFQILQRLSAGGQNTAQIREALTIHVLPMHNPDGGMRNQRVNADGVDPNRQHHYDPGSDDNPSPETQAMIDYVTDLDPEWVADLHTQTGDYVDDDGESIRASNFWPIAPDADEDAIELSKQMNWAIYDEVNDQYGFANISQYPGGTGANIARNAYGIRGYGSVLLEMTGQVDDRGERMEGMMIRHMRAEVETLLEETADGSLYDRDSELAETIPERGPRSPWPWDNE
- a CDS encoding alkaline phosphatase translates to MTSNCCGGGATPDPDDLPPISAERRTFIKGLGAVTGAAAFGGTAMATDTDSDEKDQEGENDDEPRNGITFIHDGMGPTQVTGARYLKAYQADAEAFPMNADPSVTPLHMDRHAAHGTMTVFPEDPNEVIIDSAAGATSPGAVDCAGSATGIGAGVKTYNGAIGGIRDEDGQFAPVETILEAARDAGKATGLVTTTRITHATPAAFAAHVPHRRMEDEIAEQYMDDAGVDVLLGGGKAFFDPDQREDGRDLLSDAEEQGYEIVETADELDGVEQAPVLGLFTDDDSHMDYYLDRQGETTQPGLVEMTNKAIELLSGHDEGFFLMVEAGRVDHCGHKNDPAILAEQLEGDEAVGACLDFARDDATPETLVVTTADHECGGFSLARDGIYNVDYEMIDSLEASVTEGIIPALDEGMEGIEDLQRIMSEVGGIELADLDRNMSEMDLYRAIDLGPLYAEVPALRDLMNRQMLIDFTSHGHTGVDVPLYADGPNAEFFNTARDNTDIANVMADAMRLK